The Lolium rigidum isolate FL_2022 chromosome 2, APGP_CSIRO_Lrig_0.1, whole genome shotgun sequence genomic interval tcctcctccgcctcccgccgcagcCCTCCTCCCTCCCCCGCGCGGCCCTCGTCTGCAAGCGCTGGCGCAGCCTCGCCTCCGACCCGAGCTTCGTCCGCCgcttccgccgccaccaccgccgcaaccCTCCACTCCTCGGCTTCTTCGTCAGAGAAGGCGACTTCGTGCCTACTCTCGACGCCCCGAATCAGGTGCCGCCCGGACGCCTCTCGTTGCAGCGCGGCGAGGGCGACCGCTTCCTATCCCTTGGATgccgccatggcctcgtgctCATCTTCGACATAAAGCCCAACCAGATGCTGGTGTGTAACCCCGTCACCGGCGACCAGCACCGCCTCTCCATTCCCCCAGGGATTGCCACTCATGCGGAGAATACAACGATCAACGGGGCCGTGCTTCGCCCTGCCGGAGCAGTCGACCACTTCCAGGTGGTCTTGACAGTGGGAGACAACTACGACAAGCAACACAGGCGAGTCCTCGCCTGCGTTTACTCGTCGGAGACTGGCTTATGGGGTGATCTCATCTCAACACCGCCTTCATCCGAGGTCCCTAGAAGTGGTCGTCCCATCTTGGTTTGTACAGGCAATCCCGCCGTGCTTGTTGGGAAATCCCTTTACTGGGTGCTTGCTGGGAATTTGGTTGAAATTCTCGAGTTTGATTTGGAGAAGCAAAGCTTATCCGTGCTACAGCCGCCAGTGCATATGCTTAAAGAGGGCTTTTTCTCAATTATGCGGGCAGAGGGTGGTGGCCTTGGTTTACTCTTCCCGACATACAGTGGCATCCAATTGTGGAAGAGACAGACTGATTCTGACGGTGTTGCTTCATGGGCACTTGGAAGAACTATTGAACTGGACAAGCTACTTCCCCTAAATTCACGGCAAGTATCAGCAACAATACTAGGTTTGGCTGAGGAAAATAATGTGGTGTACCTGTGTGCATGTTCCATCGTCTTTATGGTCCATCTTGAGTCATTGCAATTCAAGAAGCTTTGTGAAACCAATTTCCTCTGCCATTATCACCCATTCGAGTGTGTCTACGCTACAGGTAATATCATGCTTTCACATATCGGTTACAACAGAATCAAGTTAATTTCTGATAATTCTTCATGGAACACAATTCACATGGAGTATTTCTGTATCGGTTCTTGTGTGTTTGTGTTTTATGTAATGATTATGATTTAGAAAAAAAGGATTTGTTACTCGTATCTAATTTATTTTATGCTTGGTAGCAAGACAGTGGTTGCGATTGGTCCACTGTTAACTTCATTTCTGTATATTTTGTTGTTGTTCAAGTTGGATCTAGCTAACTGTCTTTGTCAGTTTGTTATATGAATATCCATATAACAAAGCAATGAACACCAAGATTCACAAATAATTTCTGTAATATTGAACTAAATTTCCTTCTTGTATGCCTATTCACATATGTAATAAGCCAAAAAATTGTAATGGTGATTTTAGTGCACAGCTGCGGTGCTGTTTTTTGACAAGACAAAACATTTGGAAGTTGAAGATAACTACATGAAAAACTCGCTTGAACTAACTGAAGTGTCAAATAGGTGGCTCAATAGGTGTCTGGAAGCTTTAAAGTAGTTTTACTTATTTCATTCAGTATTTGTTATCTCTTCTAATCTTGCTAATAGCACTAATCCCGTATTGATGAATTTATTTGAATTTACAAATAATTGCTCATTTTACCAATTTAGGAGAGTCCTACTGGCATCTGTGCCTGGGAAAACTA includes:
- the LOC124689356 gene encoding F-box protein At5g03970-like; translation: MPADVPPLHQQPSDETSAGVEVDANAVKNSNRSLKHGIGAIIELGDMDNVSAAYFGSFSSGRDELPPAPPAPPPPSPPPCRLRSPAANTPPEDVDLLGPLEDGDILGEILLRLPPQPSSLPRAALVCKRWRSLASDPSFVRRFRRHHRRNPPLLGFFVREGDFVPTLDAPNQVPPGRLSLQRGEGDRFLSLGCRHGLVLIFDIKPNQMLVCNPVTGDQHRLSIPPGIATHAENTTINGAVLRPAGAVDHFQVVLTVGDNYDKQHRRVLACVYSSETGLWGDLISTPPSSEVPRSGRPILVCTGNPAVLVGKSLYWVLAGNLVEILEFDLEKQSLSVLQPPVHMLKEGFFSIMRAEGGGLGLLFPTYSGIQLWKRQTDSDGVASWALGRTIELDKLLPLNSRQVSATILGLAEENNVVYLCACSIVFMVHLESLQFKKLCETNFLCHYHPFECVYATGNIMLSHIGYNRIKLISDNSSWNTIHMEYFCIGSCVFVFYVMIMI